In Oncorhynchus gorbuscha isolate QuinsamMale2020 ecotype Even-year linkage group LG08, OgorEven_v1.0, whole genome shotgun sequence, one genomic interval encodes:
- the LOC124040716 gene encoding carbohydrate sulfotransferase 3-like, with the protein MRMKYTISLVFIVALVIIEKENNIISRVSDKLTPKQTPQTPLQPSNSASASALGLLKYNGSSFSTLSKLDTVFALMKRRLENYTEQRSEVIGSAGNRKHILLLATTRTGSSFVGEFFNQQGDNMFYLFEPLWHVERSLTLESGGTNATAAARAYREVLQGLFLCDFTPLESFIDPLPVDHVTSALFRRESSSSLCEESVCSPFVKKVFERYHCRTRKCGPLNLTMASESCQQKEHRTIKSVRVRQLETLRPLAEDPRLDIKFIQLVRDPRAVLASRMVAFSAKYNNWKKWAVDGDVPVDDDEVRKLKGNCDNIRMSAEVGLRQPSWLRRRYMLVRYEDIARFPMRKAAEMYKFTGIPFTPQVKDWVLKNTQASNEASGVYSTQKNSSEQVEKWRFSIPYKLAQVVQRVCGPTMKLFGYKFVNSEAMLTDKSISLIEEKIFIQNFS; encoded by the exons ATGAGGATGAAATACACAATCTCCCTTGTCTTCATTGTGGCACTGGTCATCATTGAGAAGGAAAACAACATTATCTCACG GGTTTCAGACAAGCTCACCCCAAAGCAGACCCCCCAGACACCCCTTCAGCCCAGTAACTCTGCCTCAGCCTCAGCCCTGGGTCTCCTGAAGTACAATGGCTCCTCCTTCTCTACCCTGAGCAAGCTGGACACTGTCTTCGCCCTCATGAAGAGACGCCTGGAGAACTACACCGAGCAGAG gtCAGAGGTCATAGGGTCAGCTGGAAACAGAAAGCACATCCTCCTATTGGCCACCACGCGGACAGGCTCCTCCTTCGTGGGCGAGTTCTTCAACCAGCAGGGAGACAACATGTTCTACCTGTTCGAGCCGCTGTGGCACGTGGAGAGGTCGCTGACATTAGAGAGTGGTGGGACCAACGCCACGGCCGCCGCCCGGGCCTACCGGGAAGTCCTCCAGGGGCTCTTCCTGTGTGACTTCacccctctggagagctttattGACCCACTTCCTGTAGACCACGTCACCTCAGCCCTGTTCAGGAGAGAATCTAGCAGCTCTCTCTGTGAGGAGTCCGTCTGTAGCCCGTTCGTTAAGAAAGTCTTTGAACGCTACCATTGCCGGACCAGGAAGTGTGGTCCCCTCAACCTGACCATGGCGTCCGAGTCCTGCCAGCAGAAGGAGCACAGGACCATTAAATCCGTCCGGGTGCGCCAGCTGGAGACCCTGAGACCCCTCGCCGAGGACCCTCGTCTGGACATCAAGTTCATCCAGCTGGTGAGGGACCCCAGGGCGGTTCTGGCCTCCCGCATGGTGGCCTTCTCCGCCAAGTACAACAACTGGAAGAAGTGGGCGGTGGACGGAGACGTGCCCGTTGACGACGACGAGGTGAGGAAGCTGAAAGGCAACTGCGACAACATCAGGATGTCTGCGGAGGTCGGCCTGAGGCAGCCGTCTTGGCTGAGGCGGAGGTACATGCTAGTACGGTACGAGGATATTGCTAGATTCCCTATGAGGAAGGCAGCGGAGATGTACAAGTTCACCGGGATCCCGTTCACTCCTCAGGTGAAAGACTGGGTGTTAAAGAACACCCAGGCTTCCAATGAAGCTAGTGGAGTCTATTCAACACAGAAGAACTCCTCTGAGCAAGTGGAGAAATGGAGGTTCAGCATACCGTACAAACTAGCCCAGGTGGTGCAGAGGGTTTGTGGACCAACGATGAAACTGTTTGGGTACAAGTTTGTGAACAGCGAGGCGATGCTGACGGACAAGTCTATCAGTTTGATCGAAGAAAAGATTTTCATACAAAACTTTTCATAG